The Prosthecobacter algae genome has a segment encoding these proteins:
- a CDS encoding tetratricopeptide repeat protein — protein sequence MDRRFVFFSLLFTQLLGAQEPPAEAKRYHELLLRRPQAGTMFDRFHDAWLEAAPAEDLLKFLENRVQGAEAKAADHRLLALLHARRGQDAEALKALDAALKLAPKDAEAWFEKARVQARQSDFEGALKSLEAATAAAPGEQLRVDIARQQGRALLRLNRTPEALQTWLGLAKEHPTDLDLAEDVVELMAEEGLYAEAAAEAKTLVERTKAPSEKLARQLRLGDLLLRAEKRDEALAVLEAALVQSGQDSWVEADVLSRLDQVFRREDDLDGLKQRLEALTKFHAQRVNIGLAFARVQGEMGDAEAAVKLFRELLARNPGRRDLQEAYLSLLEGLDRIAEAAEQAQVLVKQHPDDKELLIHLATLEERQKRLPEAQTALTAYLEKSVVNGVAPENDHLRIARLLENWDLKEEAEAAYQKLVAAHPESVSAREALAHYLHRTKDDEAALKIWKALVQKGELEDVLRAGQALLAHGLTKEAQELLVTREKDLAEQTRFLGLLTQLALTNKQSDKAVAWSRKRLALTGEASGLQEAVKLAHQAIRDGQMAAKIIAELKGQAEMTIPDRCLLAELLEEAGQPQEAEAALQAPQATPAQQLMLSTQQVRLLEQRQDWAGAAEALALGMQLPGGMTSDRAQQLARLHRRTLAYDKALTALAEWKKLSPGAVQPWLEESAILMEQAKQSAALDVLRAASRKFSDDTDVMSTLAAALAAAGKMEEARTAYMALYEQTEDPVAKLRFLTPLAQMSQYSGALPRLLEDFQQRQRQNRASALPWLALATLHAATNNDEERRRCLYEASRLRPKDLSLLTEIARIEEENGLYEAALRTLNAAAPLDSSPATRQKIAALMIENGDEEAGYRLIFELAGVSTASARAIESMADTLCEHGQWHRAISLLDPLLPRFPKDYRLHYLKAVALEEEGRQEEAIAAFVHLMSLHEELPEVLAAAPAANAQQPQSFSLELPSLPPGTAEWLQLPSVSYLAYQHRQKQRGSYGHMHGYMQMNRPAQGALPSGWVQQPANVTNLSAMALYHLVEMGQGLKVDERASLVRHMEAAGIRDSALLLEVPVYEGQLGIPPDLLEAHPDHQALHALWLMHVNQFQGDLLPSLKRCVALFKDSYPLLAFQAGMAALALNESQGDALAGEVLANAKNLPEGNNNAMGYLLSAVQRRLQASADGPPLPTELTQQVMALTQEWSESLYRQQSSKQQPWSGYSLIMLFVALENWEGVADLLEKENAVHLSSKTPLVQQQRYPSSQFEPQPLPAMWSGLEVAPSMTQIFQQLGRGRNGLGFPGGSVSFGGSETEEAEDGDAGTQAGLRKMTAGLKTPSLKLLLNCMRGLEEGKAGLAELTKQPDLKTDDWLFAASLAQSLQDFPRQIACLREVSARKPDAMVQQTVDNALIFGALQVVNSGSVLSPEIKPAVLESFERRRAALPASPPNSYLVDVAATLGFTEQLELLTKAAATRQPSAQVSRSSSSNPYSRRQSQTQQGPYGKLDKLLADQNQAAVFAEFQQQVGRIGDLWFGVNWGNADNELQALRGVLDKRQATGRLMEELKAAPKTGWQNLQREAAFFELMGHDQTAVETYEAALALRPRNWEVRSRLALLLARKDVEKALPHLAAIPRLELRQALQRICQEISPRSYSGRVFEHRLAVIRLMTAYVEKHLDPKRRLDPALISQFSQMPNYIQQGEYNDLSFPALYETNPPREALSDAATKVRDQLRSAHDAFCLALMKIPMLAQSGFGPYAGLAEKDGQPPEKLETLAQEILNRQILARRYAPNLGYWFGRSPSRYGGQSNQISMPQPEDILLRVLVARKEEAKIETELLPLIRKASGPAAEKQMRAYTRLLTCPEVEFLAAARIWNRSQEEIGSVSGYQEITRIWAERRFSAPIHDIYLEKLKSRNFNVNMQQIAGYMQILAKAGKMDAAATFLNQTRNILLGKEEEERRKSLAEFVSMQDSPNRRYGMYNPNAAATRWQIYLSLLSEVIRQGPAHVGIRLAREDGMLDEPGLFSQICGNLFDQGIVQGPTADLIAVLDDFRLLAPAKDFRLWFSQKGQNYTVFQTFLGRMDDNSSNIKKARDLLIEALQKRQPQTFGTDLVVTLLSNQSSAMGPPFSEFLKRRGKELPSLSSTAKHEMSVLINRNGYNLMQALDAEALTMLEPLTQAQRERSAQMAEVILAATTWEQAKLEEYNTDERLVQIIRDVAATDPDKAARVLKHSVGLLKQTPAQLQSNSANGGPVFDLLVQMGQVPKLMNITLELAQKEGLSSTWTSRYTYGMEEGNALNQPQHVLAMFQDTPFVAEAKDFRGLIIPGRSEGSALVRMCGILRSSSYRLSAAALTKDLQDRNPKTFGVRLTLALLDNAPKALETFLISETEALGQLPGAEASGLLVALGARDSMYRMPHRLTESLQMALAPLFEAQAEDDKAVMEAFLEVPSLQAGGRAHGESEELAAKLRRYVRRHPKEALPIFEKLTLLFAAESRSQHSLAHTPLAYWLRQCAQIPELFGTAMQRAETEGLTEERDWLNSLYGGLNEGQQLQDAASLVTLLKGSPFLGQSKDFRAYPMTGSSEGSILGYVVAQVQRKKELREAVLKGLQDFPDTFGHALLRSLLHEQPRVALLEFLKEHQEDVAGMTPETRQGFDMLIETEMSPLIVYDQDIPILKELLKKQKQKAEDTRKTLLTLTDGQAIQDRSGNNLLAMDLALVAQHDPKGAQEVFQHVVSVIATTEPDVRHLMDARYSKMGAFLQSLKLDPGLWPMMSKEARSRRYRNQPEWSQWAYCGSYMDKHETDTASLKDAFIRSGLLNEASSFDPLPGLGGPTYSSLLHYLSARLYQFKTRAELENLLKSEKQRTFGVDLLSTLVALNRDQALNDFAIRRGAELAQMPEETQALILAAVENHWTSLKYPEELPGELQKVLQRIQESRRKEEDVFMESLLKATSLRDLKLSDSNLTDPSKKLILKLLKEKNLTQAVRVFEKTCQLIETWKDGDAPESYQQRSRRLARPMSRSAFLLDCVNARESSAVAFAIRILNADQTGQFHGDAWIYDYGWGQQMLQSWHELGGRAAPVSSLEALMEELNEQLKGEPLALMTLVFHNWMPRLGRPDIQAFLQWTEKLPKDHPCHVLAKELQTAARLYLEAFPEGVGPSGTCAIRGHASHAQLWQHYVATLTNEKLNPRLRLALGNHLCYKYPWAVPADIVMPLTRLAAVENRDQNIVKAFTLATVMRCFNQLPMTPEWRSTAEILWEGWMKRQGKRQVSLYDNETSNPVLGHTFALLQLAGRLKKDEWIDTLLNVQAPGLQQYRSIVAILVDAGHPEKAASLLKANHARMYAWQSGIYTWHPDMRKNLPAFQKACADPGLALLGEMIVLQASDPHPALLRAFKNKETLSQRIATLAPKILKTTFSDESTRMHAVSIVANYAPLAALDLLGDYCDQEAQKISIDNLISMQDSGERAMKEYILSVHFIKQALAGKTERWLKAIETLAHPSTIGDYTPRSCLADLIRYPADMITALWERGEAREAKTWLPILEKIIALCESHAGRHTTVAVSHAYVLATQTEGGLEAWKKKRSPAELKLCERSLEYLDIVYETAATFVGAPDSKKRMTDEQRLRIVLDLLADNRRGNSYAIFSKLKDKHRLLTMEEMLAKAEMIQTFDNPNGARTFQIIECAVNEGLGAHALPLFDLMLTKKDPKGMDKYVVGLRKAALLIRLGKKAEAASVLAEISQTKPKPYLQKELDNLNKILETAQ from the coding sequence ATGGACCGGCGCTTTGTTTTTTTCTCCCTGCTTTTCACCCAGCTCTTAGGAGCGCAGGAGCCACCGGCGGAGGCCAAGCGCTATCACGAACTGCTGCTGAGACGCCCACAGGCAGGCACGATGTTTGACCGATTTCACGATGCGTGGCTGGAGGCGGCCCCTGCGGAGGACCTGCTGAAGTTTCTGGAAAATCGGGTACAGGGTGCGGAGGCCAAAGCGGCGGATCACCGCCTGCTGGCGCTACTGCACGCGCGGCGTGGGCAGGATGCGGAGGCGCTGAAGGCCCTGGATGCGGCCTTGAAACTGGCCCCCAAGGATGCAGAGGCGTGGTTTGAAAAGGCGCGCGTGCAGGCGCGGCAGTCGGATTTCGAAGGAGCGCTGAAGAGTTTGGAGGCAGCCACGGCTGCGGCACCGGGGGAGCAGCTACGGGTTGACATTGCGAGGCAGCAGGGGCGTGCCCTGCTGAGGCTGAACCGCACACCGGAAGCATTGCAAACGTGGTTAGGTCTGGCAAAGGAGCATCCCACGGACCTGGATCTGGCCGAGGATGTGGTGGAGCTGATGGCTGAAGAAGGGCTGTATGCCGAGGCGGCGGCGGAGGCCAAAACCTTGGTGGAGCGAACCAAAGCCCCTTCTGAAAAACTGGCCCGCCAACTGCGCCTGGGCGACCTACTGCTGAGGGCGGAGAAACGTGACGAGGCGCTGGCCGTGCTGGAAGCTGCCCTGGTCCAGAGCGGCCAGGACTCCTGGGTGGAGGCGGATGTGCTGTCGCGGCTGGATCAGGTGTTCCGCCGGGAAGATGATCTGGACGGGCTGAAACAGCGGCTCGAAGCTCTGACCAAATTTCATGCGCAGCGCGTCAACATCGGCCTGGCATTTGCCCGGGTACAGGGGGAAATGGGGGATGCGGAGGCGGCTGTGAAGCTTTTCCGCGAACTGCTGGCCCGCAATCCTGGGCGGCGCGATCTACAAGAGGCCTATCTTTCTTTATTGGAGGGTCTGGACCGCATCGCGGAAGCGGCGGAGCAGGCCCAGGTGCTGGTGAAGCAGCATCCCGACGACAAGGAACTGCTGATCCACCTGGCGACGCTGGAGGAACGCCAAAAGCGGCTACCCGAGGCGCAAACAGCCCTGACGGCTTACCTGGAAAAAAGCGTGGTCAATGGCGTGGCTCCAGAAAATGACCACCTGCGAATCGCCCGGCTGCTGGAGAATTGGGATTTGAAAGAAGAGGCCGAGGCTGCCTACCAAAAGTTGGTGGCGGCGCATCCGGAGAGTGTCTCCGCTCGAGAGGCGCTGGCGCATTATCTGCATCGAACTAAGGACGATGAGGCTGCCCTGAAGATCTGGAAAGCACTCGTCCAGAAAGGTGAGCTTGAGGATGTCTTGCGGGCAGGCCAGGCACTGCTAGCCCATGGCCTAACCAAAGAGGCCCAGGAGCTCCTGGTCACACGGGAAAAGGATCTGGCCGAGCAGACACGCTTCCTCGGACTGCTGACCCAGCTTGCGTTGACTAACAAACAATCCGACAAAGCGGTCGCATGGTCGCGCAAGCGGCTGGCCTTGACGGGGGAAGCCTCCGGGCTGCAAGAGGCGGTGAAGCTGGCCCATCAGGCCATCCGCGACGGGCAGATGGCGGCTAAGATTATCGCCGAACTGAAAGGCCAAGCGGAAATGACCATACCGGACCGCTGCCTGCTGGCGGAACTGCTGGAGGAAGCCGGGCAGCCCCAAGAGGCGGAGGCGGCCCTTCAGGCTCCGCAGGCCACGCCTGCGCAGCAGCTCATGCTCAGCACCCAGCAGGTGAGGCTGCTCGAACAACGACAAGATTGGGCCGGGGCAGCGGAGGCACTGGCTCTGGGAATGCAACTGCCCGGAGGGATGACCAGCGACCGGGCCCAGCAACTGGCGCGGCTGCACCGGCGCACGCTGGCTTATGACAAGGCGCTGACCGCCCTCGCCGAGTGGAAAAAACTGTCCCCGGGAGCGGTGCAACCGTGGCTGGAGGAATCCGCCATCCTGATGGAGCAGGCCAAACAGTCCGCCGCGCTGGACGTTCTGCGTGCGGCTTCGCGGAAGTTCAGTGACGACACCGATGTGATGAGCACGCTGGCCGCCGCCCTGGCCGCAGCAGGCAAAATGGAGGAAGCACGCACCGCCTACATGGCCCTCTATGAACAGACGGAGGATCCCGTGGCCAAGCTGCGGTTTTTGACGCCGCTGGCCCAAATGTCCCAATACTCCGGCGCGCTACCACGTCTGCTGGAGGACTTCCAGCAGAGGCAGCGGCAAAACCGTGCTAGCGCCCTGCCCTGGCTGGCCCTGGCAACTCTGCATGCGGCGACCAACAATGACGAGGAACGTCGGCGCTGCCTGTATGAAGCCTCACGCCTGCGGCCCAAGGACCTGAGCCTGCTGACGGAGATCGCCCGGATCGAAGAAGAAAATGGCCTGTATGAAGCCGCCCTGCGGACGCTGAATGCGGCAGCTCCTCTGGATAGCAGCCCAGCCACGCGGCAGAAGATCGCTGCCCTGATGATTGAAAACGGGGATGAGGAAGCGGGCTACCGTCTGATCTTCGAACTGGCAGGAGTCAGCACCGCGAGTGCGCGGGCGATCGAGAGCATGGCGGATACGCTTTGCGAACATGGCCAGTGGCACCGTGCCATTTCCCTCCTGGACCCGCTGCTACCACGCTTTCCCAAAGATTATCGGCTGCACTATCTGAAGGCCGTGGCCCTGGAGGAAGAAGGGCGGCAGGAAGAGGCCATCGCCGCCTTTGTACACCTGATGAGCCTGCATGAGGAACTGCCCGAGGTCCTGGCCGCCGCACCCGCAGCCAATGCCCAGCAGCCGCAGAGCTTCAGCCTGGAGCTCCCATCCCTGCCCCCTGGCACCGCCGAATGGCTGCAACTGCCGAGCGTCTCTTACCTGGCCTATCAGCACCGGCAAAAGCAGCGCGGCAGCTACGGCCACATGCATGGCTACATGCAGATGAACCGCCCCGCACAGGGTGCCCTGCCCTCCGGTTGGGTGCAGCAGCCAGCGAATGTCACCAATCTCTCTGCTATGGCGCTGTATCACCTGGTGGAGATGGGCCAGGGACTGAAGGTGGATGAACGCGCCAGCTTGGTGAGGCATATGGAAGCCGCAGGCATCCGCGATTCCGCCCTGCTGCTGGAAGTGCCTGTGTATGAGGGCCAGCTCGGCATCCCCCCAGATTTGCTGGAGGCACACCCAGACCACCAGGCACTGCACGCGCTGTGGCTGATGCATGTGAACCAATTTCAGGGAGATCTGCTGCCAAGCCTGAAACGCTGCGTGGCGCTGTTCAAGGACAGCTACCCGCTGCTTGCCTTCCAGGCAGGGATGGCGGCGCTGGCCCTCAATGAATCCCAGGGTGACGCCCTGGCTGGCGAAGTGCTGGCCAACGCGAAAAATCTGCCCGAGGGGAACAACAACGCGATGGGCTACCTCCTCAGTGCCGTGCAGCGCCGTTTGCAAGCCAGCGCAGACGGCCCGCCCCTGCCCACTGAATTGACGCAGCAGGTGATGGCCTTGACCCAAGAATGGTCCGAATCCCTTTATCGTCAGCAAAGCTCAAAACAACAACCCTGGAGCGGCTACTCGCTGATCATGCTCTTTGTTGCCCTGGAAAACTGGGAGGGTGTGGCGGATCTTTTAGAGAAGGAGAACGCGGTACACCTGAGCAGCAAGACCCCTCTGGTGCAGCAGCAGAGGTATCCTTCCAGCCAGTTTGAGCCCCAGCCCCTCCCCGCCATGTGGTCGGGCCTGGAGGTGGCCCCCAGCATGACTCAGATTTTTCAGCAACTGGGACGCGGAAGAAACGGCCTGGGCTTTCCGGGAGGAAGCGTCTCTTTTGGCGGCTCAGAAACGGAAGAAGCTGAGGATGGCGATGCCGGCACCCAAGCTGGACTGAGAAAAATGACTGCGGGGCTGAAGACGCCCAGCCTGAAACTGCTGCTAAACTGCATGCGCGGGCTGGAGGAAGGAAAAGCCGGGCTGGCCGAGCTGACGAAACAACCGGACCTGAAAACCGACGACTGGCTATTCGCCGCCAGTCTGGCGCAGTCCCTTCAGGACTTCCCGCGCCAGATCGCCTGCCTGCGTGAAGTCAGCGCCCGCAAGCCAGATGCCATGGTGCAGCAGACCGTGGATAACGCCCTCATCTTCGGTGCGCTCCAGGTGGTCAACTCCGGTTCCGTCCTTTCCCCGGAGATTAAGCCCGCGGTTCTGGAGAGCTTCGAGCGGCGACGGGCCGCCCTGCCTGCATCACCGCCCAACAGCTATCTGGTGGACGTTGCGGCGACTCTTGGCTTCACCGAGCAACTGGAGCTGCTGACAAAAGCTGCCGCCACTCGGCAGCCCTCTGCACAGGTATCCCGCAGCAGCAGCAGCAATCCGTACTCGCGCCGTCAAAGCCAGACCCAGCAGGGCCCCTATGGCAAGCTGGACAAGCTGCTGGCCGATCAAAACCAGGCCGCCGTTTTTGCTGAATTCCAGCAGCAGGTGGGGCGCATCGGCGACCTGTGGTTTGGAGTGAACTGGGGCAATGCCGACAATGAACTGCAGGCCCTGCGCGGCGTACTGGATAAACGCCAGGCCACGGGCCGGCTGATGGAAGAGCTGAAGGCCGCGCCGAAAACCGGCTGGCAAAACCTACAACGGGAAGCGGCCTTTTTTGAACTCATGGGCCATGACCAGACAGCGGTGGAAACCTATGAGGCCGCGCTGGCCCTGAGACCCCGGAATTGGGAAGTGCGTAGCAGGCTGGCACTGCTCCTGGCCCGCAAGGATGTGGAAAAGGCCCTGCCCCATCTGGCGGCCATTCCGCGCCTGGAGCTGCGGCAGGCGCTGCAGCGGATCTGCCAGGAAATCAGCCCCCGGTCCTATTCCGGCCGGGTCTTCGAGCACCGTCTGGCGGTGATCCGACTGATGACAGCCTATGTGGAGAAACATCTGGACCCCAAACGACGGCTGGATCCGGCCCTGATCAGCCAGTTCTCCCAGATGCCCAACTACATCCAGCAGGGTGAGTACAATGACCTCTCATTCCCCGCTTTGTATGAAACGAATCCGCCTCGCGAAGCCCTTTCCGATGCGGCCACAAAAGTCCGGGATCAACTGCGCAGCGCCCATGATGCCTTCTGCCTGGCGCTGATGAAGATTCCGATGCTGGCCCAAAGCGGATTTGGCCCCTACGCCGGCCTTGCGGAGAAAGACGGTCAACCGCCGGAAAAGCTGGAAACCCTGGCCCAGGAAATCCTGAACCGCCAGATCCTGGCGCGCCGCTATGCGCCAAACCTGGGCTACTGGTTTGGCCGGTCACCCTCTCGCTACGGCGGCCAGAGCAATCAAATCTCCATGCCCCAGCCAGAGGACATCCTGCTGCGAGTGCTTGTGGCCCGTAAGGAAGAGGCCAAGATCGAAACCGAACTCCTGCCACTGATCCGGAAAGCCAGCGGCCCAGCGGCTGAGAAGCAGATGAGGGCCTACACCCGCCTGCTGACCTGCCCTGAAGTCGAGTTTCTGGCCGCCGCCCGGATATGGAACCGCAGTCAGGAGGAAATTGGCTCAGTCAGCGGGTACCAGGAGATCACCCGTATCTGGGCAGAACGCCGCTTCAGCGCCCCTATTCATGACATCTACCTGGAGAAGCTGAAGAGCCGCAACTTCAACGTGAATATGCAGCAAATAGCCGGCTACATGCAGATTCTGGCCAAAGCCGGAAAGATGGACGCCGCCGCCACCTTCCTGAATCAAACACGCAACATCCTGTTAGGCAAAGAAGAGGAAGAGCGAAGGAAATCACTGGCCGAATTTGTGAGCATGCAGGATTCTCCCAACCGCCGGTACGGGATGTACAATCCCAACGCCGCAGCCACACGCTGGCAGATTTACCTCTCGCTGCTGAGCGAGGTGATCCGCCAGGGCCCCGCGCATGTGGGCATCCGTCTCGCCAGGGAGGATGGCATGCTGGATGAACCTGGACTGTTTTCCCAGATCTGTGGCAATCTCTTTGATCAGGGCATCGTCCAAGGCCCGACCGCAGACCTCATCGCCGTACTGGACGATTTTCGGCTGCTGGCTCCCGCAAAAGATTTCAGACTCTGGTTCAGCCAAAAAGGGCAGAACTACACCGTCTTTCAGACCTTTCTCGGGCGAATGGACGACAACAGCTCCAATATCAAAAAAGCCAGAGATCTCCTCATCGAGGCCCTGCAAAAACGCCAGCCGCAGACCTTTGGCACGGATCTGGTGGTGACCCTGCTTTCCAATCAATCCAGCGCCATGGGCCCGCCCTTCAGTGAGTTCCTGAAACGGCGAGGCAAGGAACTGCCCAGCCTGTCCTCAACGGCCAAGCATGAGATGTCGGTCCTGATCAACCGAAACGGATACAACCTGATGCAGGCTCTGGACGCGGAGGCCCTGACGATGCTGGAACCTCTGACCCAGGCCCAGCGGGAGCGGTCTGCGCAGATGGCGGAGGTGATCCTTGCCGCAACCACCTGGGAACAGGCCAAACTGGAGGAATACAACACGGATGAAAGGCTGGTTCAAATCATCCGCGATGTGGCTGCAACGGATCCAGACAAGGCCGCACGGGTGCTGAAACACTCCGTGGGCCTGCTAAAACAAACTCCCGCGCAGTTGCAGAGCAACTCAGCGAACGGCGGCCCCGTCTTTGATCTGCTGGTCCAGATGGGCCAGGTGCCAAAGCTGATGAACATCACGCTGGAGCTGGCGCAGAAGGAGGGGCTGAGCTCCACCTGGACGAGCCGTTACACATACGGCATGGAAGAGGGCAACGCCCTCAACCAGCCGCAGCATGTGCTGGCCATGTTCCAGGACACTCCCTTTGTGGCGGAGGCGAAGGACTTCCGCGGCCTCATCATTCCAGGGCGTTCGGAGGGTTCCGCGCTGGTGCGCATGTGCGGCATCTTGCGCAGCAGCAGCTACCGGCTCTCGGCCGCCGCCCTGACGAAGGACCTGCAAGACCGCAACCCGAAAACCTTCGGCGTGCGGCTGACGCTGGCGTTGCTCGACAACGCTCCCAAAGCCCTTGAAACATTCCTGATCTCCGAAACCGAAGCCCTGGGCCAACTCCCCGGGGCTGAAGCCAGCGGCCTGCTGGTGGCCCTGGGTGCGCGCGACAGCATGTATCGTATGCCGCACCGGTTGACAGAGTCTTTGCAAATGGCGCTGGCACCGCTATTCGAAGCCCAGGCGGAGGATGACAAGGCCGTGATGGAAGCCTTCCTCGAAGTCCCCTCGTTGCAGGCAGGTGGCCGTGCTCACGGTGAAAGTGAAGAGCTTGCTGCGAAGCTCCGCCGTTACGTTCGCCGCCACCCCAAGGAGGCGCTGCCGATCTTCGAAAAACTGACGCTCCTGTTTGCGGCTGAGTCACGCAGCCAGCACAGCCTCGCCCACACACCGCTGGCCTACTGGCTGCGCCAGTGCGCCCAGATCCCGGAGCTGTTCGGGACGGCCATGCAGCGGGCGGAAACCGAGGGGCTGACGGAAGAACGCGACTGGTTGAACAGCCTCTACGGCGGCCTGAATGAAGGCCAGCAGTTGCAGGATGCGGCCAGCCTGGTCACCCTGTTGAAAGGCTCGCCATTCCTGGGCCAGTCGAAGGACTTCCGGGCCTACCCCATGACCGGCTCCAGCGAGGGTTCCATCCTTGGCTATGTCGTGGCACAAGTGCAGAGGAAAAAGGAGCTCCGCGAGGCTGTGCTGAAGGGCCTGCAGGACTTCCCGGACACCTTTGGCCATGCTCTCCTACGCAGCCTGCTGCATGAGCAGCCACGCGTGGCCCTGCTGGAATTTTTGAAGGAACACCAAGAGGACGTTGCAGGGATGACCCCTGAAACCCGTCAGGGCTTTGACATGCTGATCGAGACAGAGATGAGTCCCCTCATTGTCTATGACCAAGACATCCCGATCCTGAAGGAACTGCTGAAAAAGCAAAAACAAAAGGCGGAGGATACCCGCAAGACTCTGCTGACCCTCACGGACGGTCAGGCCATCCAGGACAGAAGTGGCAACAATCTGTTGGCCATGGATCTAGCCCTAGTGGCCCAGCATGATCCCAAAGGTGCCCAGGAGGTTTTCCAACATGTGGTTAGCGTCATTGCCACGACGGAACCTGATGTGCGGCACCTAATGGACGCTCGCTACTCCAAAATGGGCGCTTTTCTCCAGAGTCTCAAACTCGATCCAGGGCTGTGGCCGATGATGTCCAAAGAGGCCCGGTCGCGGCGCTACCGTAACCAGCCCGAGTGGAGCCAGTGGGCCTACTGCGGCAGCTACATGGATAAGCACGAAACGGATACAGCCAGCCTCAAGGATGCCTTCATCCGCTCCGGTCTGCTGAATGAAGCGAGTTCGTTTGATCCTTTGCCTGGGCTAGGCGGGCCTACTTATTCCAGCCTTCTGCACTACCTGTCCGCGAGGCTCTACCAGTTCAAAACAAGAGCAGAATTGGAGAACCTCCTGAAATCGGAAAAGCAGCGTACCTTTGGCGTAGATTTACTGAGCACGCTGGTGGCTCTGAACCGCGACCAGGCCCTGAATGACTTTGCCATCCGGCGTGGTGCGGAACTGGCCCAGATGCCGGAAGAAACGCAGGCCCTGATCCTGGCTGCCGTGGAAAACCACTGGACGTCGCTGAAGTATCCAGAAGAACTACCCGGTGAATTGCAGAAGGTGCTGCAGCGCATCCAAGAGAGCCGACGGAAAGAAGAGGATGTTTTCATGGAGTCCCTGCTGAAGGCCACCTCCCTGCGAGATCTGAAACTGTCAGATTCCAACCTCACGGACCCCAGCAAGAAGCTGATCCTAAAGCTGCTGAAAGAGAAGAACCTGACGCAGGCAGTCCGGGTGTTTGAAAAGACCTGCCAGCTCATCGAGACATGGAAGGATGGCGACGCACCCGAGTCCTACCAACAGAGGTCTAGACGATTGGCACGGCCGATGTCCAGATCCGCCTTTTTGTTAGACTGTGTCAACGCAAGAGAGTCGTCAGCCGTTGCCTTTGCCATCAGGATTCTCAACGCAGACCAGACCGGCCAGTTCCATGGCGATGCATGGATCTATGACTACGGCTGGGGCCAACAGATGCTACAGTCCTGGCATGAACTCGGCGGCAGGGCAGCCCCTGTCAGCAGTCTAGAGGCCCTGATGGAAGAACTGAATGAGCAGTTAAAAGGCGAGCCCCTGGCCCTGATGACCTTGGTCTTTCACAACTGGATGCCACGCCTGGGAAGACCAGACATCCAGGCCTTTCTGCAATGGACGGAAAAGCTGCCCAAAGACCATCCCTGCCATGTCTTGGCAAAGGAACTACAAACGGCCGCCCGGCTGTATCTGGAAGCATTCCCGGAGGGCGTGGGTCCCTCCGGAACCTGTGCCATTCGCGGCCATGCTTCTCATGCCCAGCTCTGGCAACACTACGTGGCAACCCTGACAAATGAGAAGCTGAATCCCCGACTGCGCCTGGCCCTGGGTAACCATCTTTGCTACAAATATCCGTGGGCCGTCCCGGCAGATATTGTGATGCCCTTGACAAGGCTGGCAGCAGTGGAGAATCGCGACCAAAACATCGTCAAAGCCTTCACCCTGGCCACGGTGATGCGCTGCTTCAACCAACTGCCGATGACTCCGGAATGGCGGTCCACGGCTGAGATCCTGTGGGAAGGCTGGATGAAAAGACAAGGTAAACGTCAGGTGTCTCTGTACGACAATGAGACATCCAACCCTGTCCTGGGCCACACCTTTGCCCTGCTGCAACTGGCAGGCAGGCTGAAGAAGGATGAGTGGATTGACACCCTGCTGAACGTACAGGCCCCCGGCCTACAGCAGTATCGTTCCATCGTGGCCATTCTGGTGGATGCGGGCCACCCGGAAAAGGCCGCTTCATTGCTGAAGGCCAATCATGCCCGCATGTATGCCTGGCAGTCGGGCATTTACACCTGGCACCCGGACATGCGCAAAAACCTGCCCGCCTTTCAAAAGGCCTGCGCGGACCCTGGGCTGGCACTGCTGGGCGAGATGATCGTCCTGCAGGCCAGCGATCCGCACCCCGCCTTGCTGCGTGCCTTTAAGAACAAAGAAACACTGTCCCAGCGCATCGCTACGCTAGCACCAAAGATCCTGAAAACGACTTTCTCCGATGAGTCCACGCGGATGCATGCCGTCAGCATCGTCGCGAACTATGCGCCTCTGGCCGCACTGGACCTGCTGGGAGACTATTGCGACCAAGAGGCCCAGAAGATCTCCATCGACAACCTCATCTCGATGCAGGATTCAGGCGAGCGGGCGATGAAGGAATACATCCTCTCGGTCCACTTCATCAAGCAGGCGCTGGCAGGCAAGACGGAGAGGTGGCTGAAGGCCATCGAGACACTGGCACACCCCAGCACAATCGGAGATTACACCCCCCGTAGCTGCCTCGCGGACCTGATACGGTACCCCGCTGACATGATCACAGCCCTGTGGGAACGAGGTGAAGCCAGGGAGGCGAAAACGTGGCTGCCGATCCTGGAAAAAATCATCGCCCTCTGCGAATCCCATGCTGGCCGGCATACGACTGTGGCGGTGAGCCATGCCTATGTGCTGGCCACCCAGACTGAAGGTGGGCTGGAAGCCTGGAAAAAGAAACGATCCCCGGCGGAGCTGAAGCTCTGTGAACGGAGCCTTGAATACCTGGACATTGTCTATGAAACGGCAGCCACATTTGTGGGTGCCCCCGACAGCAAAAAGAGAATGACCGACGAGCAGCGCCTGCGCATCGTCCTGGATCTGCTGGCCGATAACCGCAGAGGCAACTCGTATGCCATTTTCTCAAAGCTGAAGGACAAGCATCGGCTGCTGACGATGGAGGAAATGCTGGCCAAAGCCGAGATGATCCAAACTTTCGACAACCCCAATGGGGCGAGGACTTTCCAGATTATCGAATGCGCCGTGAATGAAGGTCTGGGTGCCCACGCGCTGCCTTTATTTGACCTCATGCTGACCAAAAAAGACCCGAAGGGCATGGACAAATATGTCGTCGGTCTTCGCAAGGCCGCCCTGCTGATCAGGCTCGGCAAAAAGGCCGAAGCGGCCTCCGTGCTGGCGGAAATCAGTCAGACGAAGCCAAAGCCCTACCTGCAAAAGGAACTGGACAACCTGAACAAGATTCTCGAGACCGCCCAATGA